The stretch of DNA TCTTATTTCTAAGACAAAGATTTTCCGCTAACAATAGATATATTCTATTTTAGGAAATAAAATCAATCTTTTGAGATCTTGTACTTCTCGTTAGATTTGGAAAACGAACGCTTAAGTGCCTGATCTAAATAAATGATAACCTATTGACAGCTAAATTTTGCCCCTAACTTCTTAAAAAAACCTCGTAATAGCTTGTTATTACTTTGTTACTATCGCTAGGCACTAAAATTTATTGCAATTTTACTGATCATTTATTATAGCCATTCACTTATAAAAATTAAATGGTGTAGAGGTTGAGCCTTATATACTTGCTTTTTTGGTATAAAATAAAAAATGAACTAGGAAGAAAGTTGCCCAAGAGCTTGTTTAATCAATTCTCCAGAGTCTGGTATATTGGGGGTCACTTTTAAAATTCGGTTGAGGGCTTTTTGAACCTGCGTCTTGTTAAATCCTAACGCAACTAGAGCCGATAAAGCTTCTTCTCGTATAGTGTTATCAATTGTTAAAGTTTGTGAAATCGTAGCGCTTTGCATACCACTATCCTTCAAAACCTTGTCTTTTAGCTCCAAAACAATTCGTTTGGCCGCCTTAGGTCCTATTCCTTTAGCACTTTTTAACAAAGCGATATTTTCGGCTACAATCGCATTCCGCACCTCTCCTGACGACAAAGTAGACAACAAGACACGTGCCGTGCTTGGTCCAAC from Aureispira anguillae encodes:
- the ruvA gene encoding Holliday junction branch migration protein RuvA, producing the protein MIAYIKGKLTHKSPTDIIIETANGVGYQIHITLNTYHKIANQTDLKILTYFIVKEDSQTLYGFADEDERNIFGLLISVSGVGPSTARVLLSTLSSGEVRNAIVAENIALLKSAKGIGPKAAKRIVLELKDKVLKDSGMQSATISQTLTIDNTIREEALSALVALGFNKTQVQKALNRILKVTPNIPDSGELIKQALGQLSS